In the Deinococcus budaensis genome, one interval contains:
- the trpE gene encoding anthranilate synthase component I, protein MTQPDAPPVRPTLHVSVRELNADLDTPVTAYLKVAQDHPVSFLLESVEAGERLGRYSFIGVGEQGRFAFRAGRVTSSGTFGAFDGPGADPLARLYGATTRPVTLPEGLPALIGGAVGYAAYDLIRAYERLPDANPDELDLPDALFIAPEGLVIYDHLLHRLIAVATAETPAQADGVTGRLAERLRGPLPAEVPGQGPAPAPEFTSNFTPQGFEAAVQRALAYIRAGDAFQVVPSQRFSADLTVHPFALYRALRRVNPSPYLGYLALGEVTLVASSPESLLRSDGHAVVTRPIAGTRRRGAGPREDEELAAELLADEKERAEHLMLVDLGRNDLGRVSRYGSVRVESAFSVERYSHVMHIVSTVTGELAEGQTPLHALASVLPMGTVSGAPKIRAMEIIDELEPVRRGPYGGAFGYIALDGSLDMALTLRTMVIANGKVHIQAGAGVVADSDPQAEERETRQKAAALMRAAELAAGGL, encoded by the coding sequence ATGACCCAGCCCGATGCCCCTCCCGTCCGACCCACCCTCCACGTCTCGGTCCGCGAGCTGAACGCCGACCTCGACACGCCCGTCACCGCCTACCTCAAGGTCGCGCAGGACCACCCGGTCAGCTTTCTGCTGGAAAGCGTGGAGGCGGGCGAGCGGCTGGGCCGCTACTCCTTTATCGGGGTGGGCGAGCAGGGGCGCTTTGCCTTCCGTGCCGGACGGGTGACGAGCAGCGGCACCTTCGGCGCCTTTGACGGCCCCGGGGCCGATCCGCTGGCGCGGCTGTACGGGGCGACCACCCGCCCGGTCACGCTGCCGGAGGGGCTGCCCGCCCTGATCGGCGGCGCGGTGGGGTACGCCGCCTACGACCTGATCCGCGCCTACGAACGCCTGCCGGACGCCAACCCCGACGAGCTGGACTTGCCCGACGCGCTCTTTATCGCGCCGGAGGGCCTGGTGATCTACGACCACCTGCTGCACCGGTTGATCGCGGTGGCGACCGCCGAGACGCCGGCGCAGGCGGACGGGGTCACCGGGCGGCTGGCGGAGCGGCTGCGCGGTCCCCTGCCCGCCGAGGTGCCGGGCCAGGGGCCTGCCCCCGCGCCCGAGTTCACCAGCAACTTCACCCCGCAGGGGTTCGAAGCTGCCGTGCAGCGCGCGCTGGCGTACATCCGCGCCGGGGACGCGTTTCAGGTCGTGCCCTCGCAGCGCTTCAGCGCGGACCTCACGGTGCATCCCTTCGCGCTGTACCGGGCGCTGCGGCGGGTCAACCCCAGCCCGTACCTGGGCTACCTCGCGCTGGGCGAGGTCACGCTGGTGGCCTCCAGCCCCGAGAGCCTGCTGCGCAGCGACGGCCACGCGGTCGTGACCCGGCCCATCGCCGGAACGCGCCGCCGGGGCGCTGGCCCGAGGGAAGACGAGGAGCTGGCCGCCGAACTTCTCGCGGACGAGAAGGAACGCGCCGAGCACCTGATGCTGGTGGACCTGGGCCGCAACGACCTCGGGCGGGTCAGCCGCTACGGCAGCGTGCGGGTGGAGAGCGCCTTTTCGGTCGAGCGTTACAGCCACGTCATGCACATCGTCTCCACAGTGACGGGCGAGCTGGCAGAGGGGCAGACGCCGCTGCACGCCCTCGCCTCCGTCCTGCCGATGGGCACGGTCTCGGGTGCTCCCAAGATCCGCGCGATGGAGATTATCGACGAACTCGAACCTGTCCGGCGCGGTCCCTACGGCGGCGCCTTCGGCTACATCGCCCTGGACGGCAGCCTCGACATGGCCCTGACCCTGCGGACGATGGTCATTGCCAACGGAAAGGTCCATATCCAGGCCGGAGCGGGCGTGGTGGCCGACAGCGACCCCCAGGCCGAGGAACGCGAGACGCGGCAGAAGGCGGCGGCGCTGATGCGGGCGGCGGAGCTGGCGGCGGGGGGGTTGTGA
- the hisH gene encoding imidazole glycerol phosphate synthase subunit HisH, translating into MTVKSEVLLLDYGAGNVRSAARALERAGMTVRVSGDPADVPHAPALVVPGQGHFRQVMEAFDRHGFHGPVMDAAQGGVPLLGICVGMQMLLSGSEEAPGTPGLGLIPGTVRRFEVAPGQKVPQMGWNSLDKVGDSPLLRDLACPAYAYFVHSYYVPLDVEVDAGALTEYGVPFWSALSQANLHAAQFHPEKSGAVGLAILTRFRRYVLEGGAA; encoded by the coding sequence ATGACCGTCAAGAGCGAAGTCCTTCTCCTCGACTACGGCGCGGGCAATGTCCGCTCCGCCGCCCGTGCCCTGGAACGCGCCGGAATGACCGTGCGCGTCTCGGGCGACCCCGCCGACGTGCCGCACGCGCCCGCGCTCGTCGTGCCCGGCCAGGGCCACTTCCGGCAGGTCATGGAGGCCTTCGACCGCCACGGCTTCCACGGCCCGGTGATGGACGCGGCGCAGGGCGGGGTGCCGCTGCTGGGCATCTGCGTGGGGATGCAGATGCTGCTCTCGGGGTCGGAGGAAGCTCCCGGCACCCCCGGCCTGGGCTTGATTCCCGGCACCGTGCGCCGCTTCGAGGTCGCCCCCGGGCAGAAGGTGCCCCAGATGGGCTGGAACAGCCTGGACAAGGTGGGCGACTCGCCGCTGCTGCGGGACCTCGCCTGCCCGGCCTACGCCTACTTCGTGCACTCCTACTATGTGCCGCTCGATGTGGAGGTGGACGCGGGCGCCCTGACCGAATACGGCGTGCCCTTCTGGTCGGCGCTGAGCCAGGCCAACCTGCACGCCGCGCAGTTTCACCCCGAAAAGAGCGGGGCGGTGGGGCTGGCGATCCTGACGCGCTTCCGGCGGTACGTGCTGGAGGGCGGGGCAGCCTGA
- a CDS encoding 1,4-alpha-glucan branching enzyme, protein MSFPAPGLPLPLDHEHLQKLVTADLVRPDHLLGAHPVTEGGVEGVRFAVWAPNAQHVSVVGDFNGWNGFDNPLQPLDFGFWGAFVPSARHGQRYKFRVTGADGRTVDKTDPHGTFAEVRPNTASIVWQQAFTWTDQAWMAARGPGFDRPVSVYEVHVGSWARDEHGWFLNYRELAHRLADHVAELGYTHVELLGVMEHPFDGSWGYQVTGYYAPTSRLGSPDDFAYLVNHLHVRGIGVYLDWVPGHFPTDDSGLAHFDGAPLYEYSDPRKGFHFDWNTYIFDYGRNEVVMFLIGSALKWLQDFHIDGLRVDAVASMLYLDFSRSEWVPNIHGGRENLEAIAFLKRLNEVVHHAAPGAVMVAEESTAFPGVTAPVPFGLGFDYKWAMGWMNDTLFYFERDPVYRKYDHHKLTFFNVYRTGEKFMLAISHDEVVHLKKSLVMKMPGDWYAQRAGYRAFLALMWTTPGKKLLFMGQEFAQPTEWNHDEALPWHLTDVPDHRGVMTLVRRLNALYRERPDLHVGDTLDEGLLWLSADDAEASVYAYLRRDPRPSAQGGGAWSVVVANLTPVYREGYPVGVPQGGGYRLLLSTDDGEFGGFGTQQPDLTAREEGWHGQTHSLRLNLPPLSVLVLEPAGEQG, encoded by the coding sequence ATGAGCTTCCCTGCGCCCGGTCTGCCCCTGCCGCTCGACCACGAGCATCTCCAGAAGCTGGTCACCGCCGACCTGGTGCGGCCCGACCACCTGCTGGGCGCGCATCCGGTCACCGAGGGGGGCGTGGAGGGCGTGCGCTTCGCGGTGTGGGCGCCGAATGCCCAGCACGTCAGTGTGGTGGGCGATTTCAACGGCTGGAACGGCTTCGACAACCCCCTCCAGCCCCTGGACTTCGGCTTCTGGGGCGCCTTCGTGCCCTCGGCCCGCCACGGCCAGCGTTACAAGTTCCGGGTGACGGGCGCGGACGGGCGGACGGTGGACAAGACCGACCCCCACGGCACCTTCGCGGAAGTCCGTCCGAACACCGCCAGCATCGTCTGGCAGCAGGCTTTCACGTGGACCGACCAGGCCTGGATGGCGGCGCGCGGCCCCGGCTTCGACCGCCCGGTCAGCGTGTACGAGGTCCACGTCGGTTCCTGGGCGCGGGACGAGCACGGCTGGTTTCTGAATTACCGCGAGCTGGCGCACCGGCTGGCCGACCACGTGGCCGAGCTGGGCTACACCCACGTCGAGCTGCTGGGCGTGATGGAGCATCCCTTCGACGGCTCCTGGGGTTACCAGGTCACCGGCTACTACGCGCCGACCAGCCGCCTGGGCAGCCCCGACGACTTCGCGTACCTCGTCAACCACCTACACGTGCGCGGCATCGGCGTGTATCTCGACTGGGTGCCGGGGCACTTCCCGACCGACGACTCGGGCCTCGCGCACTTCGACGGCGCGCCGCTGTACGAGTATTCGGACCCCCGCAAGGGGTTTCACTTCGACTGGAACACCTACATCTTCGACTACGGGCGCAACGAGGTCGTGATGTTCCTGATCGGCTCGGCGCTCAAGTGGCTTCAGGACTTCCACATCGACGGGCTGCGGGTGGACGCGGTGGCGTCCATGCTCTACCTCGACTTCTCGCGCAGCGAGTGGGTGCCCAATATTCACGGCGGGCGCGAGAACCTGGAGGCCATCGCCTTCTTGAAGCGGCTGAACGAGGTCGTCCACCACGCGGCGCCCGGCGCCGTCATGGTCGCGGAGGAGAGCACCGCCTTTCCCGGCGTCACGGCCCCGGTGCCCTTTGGCCTGGGCTTCGACTACAAGTGGGCGATGGGCTGGATGAACGACACGCTCTTTTACTTCGAGCGCGATCCGGTCTACCGCAAATACGACCACCACAAGCTGACCTTCTTCAACGTGTACCGCACCGGCGAGAAGTTCATGCTGGCGATCAGCCACGACGAGGTCGTGCACCTCAAGAAGTCGCTGGTGATGAAGATGCCGGGCGACTGGTACGCCCAGCGCGCCGGGTACCGCGCCTTTCTGGCCCTGATGTGGACCACGCCGGGCAAGAAGCTGCTCTTTATGGGTCAGGAGTTCGCCCAACCCACCGAGTGGAACCACGACGAGGCGCTGCCCTGGCACCTGACGGATGTGCCCGACCACCGGGGGGTCATGACGCTGGTGCGGCGGCTCAACGCCCTGTACCGGGAGCGCCCCGACCTGCACGTGGGGGACACCCTGGACGAAGGGCTGCTGTGGCTCAGCGCCGACGACGCCGAGGCCAGCGTCTACGCCTACCTGCGCCGCGACCCGCGCCCGTCAGCCCAGGGGGGCGGGGCCTGGAGCGTGGTCGTCGCCAACCTGACTCCGGTCTACCGGGAAGGCTACCCGGTCGGCGTACCCCAGGGCGGCGGGTACCGCCTGCTGCTGTCCACCGACGACGGCGAGTTCGGCGGCTTCGGCACCCAGCAGCCGGACCTGACCGCGCGGGAGGAGGGCTGGCACGGCCAGACCCATTCCTTGCGGCTGAACCTGCCGCCGCTGAGCGTGCTGGTGCTGGAACCGGCAGGGGAGCAGGGGTGA
- the ftsY gene encoding signal recognition particle-docking protein FtsY: protein MSWLERLRDGLSKTRKQINDTAGNLGSDLRDVLTNRLDSIEDLEYALIAADVGRAATEEILADVRASDHTNLQDALMEALTLQLEPDLRRAQFRKLGFTPDARRTVVDPRGHVVMVIGVNGVGKTTTIAKLGQYYMGRGKSVMFAAGDTFRAAAGAQLGVWGERLGVPVVQGPEGGDPAAVAFDAASARAARGTDLLLVDTAGRLHTKHNLMEELKKVRRVIDKADPGEPADVWLVLDAVTGQNGLAQAKKFHEATPLSGVIVTKLDGTAKGGILVPIVRELGVPIKFIGVGESADDLQPFDSQEFVRALFDVEIPRG from the coding sequence ATGAGTTGGCTAGAACGCCTGCGGGACGGGCTGAGCAAGACCCGCAAGCAGATCAATGACACCGCCGGGAACCTCGGCAGCGACCTGCGCGACGTGCTGACAAACCGCCTGGATTCCATCGAGGACCTCGAATACGCCCTGATCGCCGCCGACGTGGGCCGCGCGGCGACCGAGGAGATCCTGGCCGACGTGCGCGCCAGCGACCACACCAACCTGCAAGACGCGCTGATGGAGGCGCTGACCTTGCAACTCGAACCCGACCTGCGCCGGGCGCAGTTTCGCAAACTGGGCTTCACGCCCGACGCCCGCCGGACGGTGGTGGACCCGCGCGGGCACGTCGTCATGGTGATCGGGGTCAACGGGGTGGGCAAGACGACCACCATCGCCAAACTGGGCCAATACTACATGGGCCGGGGCAAGAGCGTGATGTTCGCCGCCGGGGACACCTTCCGCGCGGCGGCGGGCGCGCAGCTGGGGGTCTGGGGCGAGAGGTTGGGCGTGCCGGTCGTGCAGGGACCCGAGGGCGGCGACCCCGCCGCCGTGGCCTTTGACGCCGCCTCGGCGCGGGCGGCGCGCGGCACCGACCTGCTGCTCGTGGACACCGCCGGGCGGCTGCACACCAAGCACAACCTGATGGAGGAGCTGAAAAAGGTCCGCCGGGTGATCGACAAGGCCGACCCCGGTGAACCCGCCGACGTGTGGCTGGTGCTCGACGCCGTGACCGGGCAAAATGGTCTGGCGCAGGCCAAGAAGTTCCACGAGGCCACGCCGCTCTCCGGCGTGATCGTCACCAAGCTCGACGGCACGGCCAAGGGCGGCATCCTGGTCCCCATCGTGCGCGAGCTGGGCGTGCCCATCAAGTTTATCGGGGTCGGCGAGAGCGCGGACGACCTCCAGCCCTTCGACAGCCAGGAATTCGTGCGGGCGCTGTTCGACGTGGAGATTCCGAGAGGCTGA
- the hisB gene encoding imidazoleglycerol-phosphate dehydratase HisB has translation MSPAPSPRTATVTRTTGETDITVTLNLDDAAYDPPATGHPFFDHMLDALARHSRVGLTVQATGDLHVEAHHLIEDTGITLGQALSQALGDRRGTERYGSAFVPMDETLAHVVVDLSGRAHLAFEPERLDVWGTAGGMTHYHLREFLRGFCNHAGVTLHVRLLAGREAHHVIEAVVKALARALRDAVRVTSEELASTKGVL, from the coding sequence ATGAGTCCCGCCCCCTCTCCCCGCACCGCCACCGTCACCCGCACGACGGGCGAGACCGACATCACCGTCACGCTGAACCTCGACGATGCCGCCTACGACCCGCCCGCGACCGGGCACCCCTTTTTCGACCACATGCTCGACGCGCTGGCCCGGCATTCGCGGGTCGGCTTGACCGTGCAGGCGACCGGCGACCTGCACGTCGAAGCCCACCACCTCATCGAGGACACCGGCATCACGCTGGGGCAGGCGCTCTCGCAGGCGCTGGGGGACCGCCGGGGCACCGAGCGCTACGGCTCAGCCTTCGTGCCCATGGACGAGACGCTGGCGCACGTGGTCGTGGACCTCTCGGGCCGGGCGCATCTCGCCTTCGAGCCGGAGCGGCTCGACGTGTGGGGCACAGCGGGCGGCATGACCCACTACCACCTGCGCGAGTTCCTGCGGGGGTTTTGCAACCACGCGGGCGTCACCCTGCATGTCCGCCTGCTGGCGGGCCGCGAGGCACACCACGTCATCGAGGCGGTCGTGAAGGCCCTGGCGCGGGCGCTGCGGGACGCTGTGCGGGTCACGTCGGAGGAGCTGGCGAGCACGAAGGGGGTGCTGTGA
- a CDS encoding glutaredoxin family protein, translating to MPALPPLTLYTRAGCHLCEQAEAHLQALEYRYQPVDVDGDPALCARHGDDVPVLALLQPEGGDRVLLKGVLSKGRLSALKLQLLREAAARD from the coding sequence GTGCCCGCTCTCCCGCCCCTCACCCTCTACACCCGCGCGGGCTGCCACCTTTGCGAGCAGGCCGAGGCCCACTTGCAGGCGCTGGAGTACCGCTACCAGCCGGTGGACGTGGACGGCGACCCCGCCTTGTGCGCGCGGCACGGCGACGATGTGCCCGTGCTGGCGCTGCTCCAGCCGGAAGGGGGGGACAGGGTCCTCCTCAAGGGCGTGCTCAGCAAGGGCCGCCTGAGCGCCCTCAAGCTCCAGCTCCTGCGGGAGGCGGCGGCCCGAGACTGA